One window of Thiomicrorhabdus lithotrophica genomic DNA carries:
- the rdgB gene encoding RdgB/HAM1 family non-canonical purine NTP pyrophosphatase, which translates to MVQTVVLATGNAGKLSEMTDILEPHGWEVKSQAHFFDSEADETGLTFIENAILKARYASEKTGLPAIADDSGIEVSALQGRPGIYSARYSQDIYGDETNDETNLQKLLTELKGLSDEQRQASYYCAMVYVEHANDPIPIIGLGRWYGQILTEKRGDGGFGYDPIFWLEEFNQSAAELPKAKKNQVSHRAQALNALVMQLRRGA; encoded by the coding sequence ATGGTGCAAACGGTTGTCTTGGCTACAGGAAATGCGGGTAAATTAAGTGAAATGACAGATATCTTGGAACCACATGGCTGGGAAGTAAAATCGCAGGCGCATTTTTTTGATTCTGAAGCAGATGAAACGGGTTTGACGTTTATTGAGAATGCGATTTTAAAAGCACGTTATGCCTCTGAAAAAACAGGTTTGCCTGCGATTGCTGATGATTCAGGTATTGAGGTGTCTGCTCTACAAGGTCGTCCAGGGATTTATTCAGCACGATATTCTCAAGATATTTATGGTGATGAAACGAATGATGAAACCAATTTACAAAAATTACTAACTGAGTTGAAAGGCTTGTCAGATGAACAGCGTCAAGCAAGTTATTATTGCGCTATGGTTTATGTAGAACATGCAAATGACCCAATACCCATAATAGGATTAGGACGTTGGTATGGTCAAATATTAACGGAAAAGCGGGGTGATGGTGGCTTTGGTTATGACCCAATTTTTTGGTTGGAAGAGTTTAACCAGTCAGCTGCAGAATTACCTAAAGCTAAAAAAAATCAGGTTAGTCATCGCGCTCAAGCTTTAAATGCGCTGGTTATGCAATTAAGGCGTGGCGCCTAA
- a CDS encoding YicC/YloC family endoribonuclease, whose product MSKPANAPKTFTVKSMTAFARVQENNSFGRYSWEIRSVNQRYLEINPRLPDAYRHLEPTIRELLKKHIARGKIDISLSYEVSSNQSTMQLNIELLKSLNTAVNQVQQTMQHTSEVNPLEALKWPGILHESSNNIDSEKMNSELLKSLQTTLQLFTEHQIREGQALAHMIHARCVTIAQQVKQLEPELPTILENHTQKLKQRIQSLTDKMDEDRFHQEVAVLAQKMDVSEEIDRLKTHLEEVEQTLSGKTALPNHLNPIGRRLDFLMQELNREANTLGSKAIDTKISQTSVELKVLIEQMREQVQNIE is encoded by the coding sequence ATGTCTAAACCTGCTAATGCACCTAAAACGTTTACAGTCAAAAGCATGACCGCTTTTGCCCGTGTGCAAGAAAACAATTCTTTCGGGCGATATAGTTGGGAAATTCGTTCGGTCAACCAACGATATCTAGAGATAAATCCACGCTTACCTGACGCTTATCGACATCTTGAACCTACCATTCGTGAACTCCTTAAAAAACACATTGCTCGCGGAAAAATTGATATCAGTTTAAGTTATGAAGTCAGTAGCAACCAAAGCACTATGCAACTAAATATAGAGTTACTTAAATCGCTTAATACGGCAGTTAATCAAGTTCAACAAACCATGCAACACACCAGCGAAGTTAATCCACTTGAGGCACTAAAATGGCCCGGCATTTTGCACGAGAGTTCTAACAACATAGATTCAGAAAAAATGAATAGCGAACTTTTAAAAAGCCTACAGACAACACTGCAGCTCTTTACTGAACACCAAATTAGAGAAGGTCAAGCATTAGCACACATGATTCATGCACGTTGCGTGACTATAGCGCAGCAAGTTAAGCAACTAGAACCTGAGCTACCAACCATATTAGAGAACCACACTCAAAAACTGAAACAGCGCATACAATCGCTAACAGACAAAATGGACGAGGACCGCTTTCATCAAGAAGTAGCGGTACTCGCGCAAAAGATGGATGTCAGTGAAGAAATAGATCGTTTGAAAACCCATTTAGAAGAGGTAGAACAAACCCTATCTGGAAAAACAGCTCTACCAAATCACCTCAATCCCATTGGCCGAAGGCTCGATTTTCTCATGCAAGAATTAAACCGCGAAGCCAACACTCTTGGATCCAAAGCGATTGATACAAAAATATCCCAAACCAGTGTTGAACTAAAAGTACTTATTGAGCAAATGCGTGAACAAGTTCAAAATATTGAATAA